One segment of Triticum aestivum cultivar Chinese Spring chromosome 2A, IWGSC CS RefSeq v2.1, whole genome shotgun sequence DNA contains the following:
- the LOC123187296 gene encoding receptor-like protein kinase THESEUS 1: MAATTTDAAAAGLVLLLLISHLAVAVEVAGDPLLLACGAPAAITLPDGRVFLPDSNVSISPPHASRTTTTTASSPLYSATRVFSAEATYSLPVPRSPHRHLLLRLHFPQPAQFAVAAGDLELVSVPRPASRATRGRHRYREYLLPHRGGGLLRLLISPRPGSLALLSAVELFPAPDALLPLPLNPPEPFRLAETFYRVNAGAARGEASLNDSFWRLWEGDAAYLLNPAAARSVSVDPASVRYPAGAGPPYAAPAAVYADAQEMADAGVGNQRFNLSWAFPVDPGFRYSVRLHLCDIVGRNSTDLVFDVYINGDAVLSSFDLSGKLGLFNAYFVDFIAAVPPGSEKILLQLGPPRLSYSKPNAILNGVEIMKLGDQETVRRADTVNTAPAGSMAARKKKIAVVTAATTGGAMLITICIVGALLLFRHRRRSKKQRRSLSRLPSSSIGLHTHTGISASKVSAARSHSRPSSGPSLSIGQIRRATNDFDEGRVVGVGGFGKVYRGVLENGTAVAVKRGNPRSQQGLQEFRTEIEMLSRLRHRHLVSLIGYCHEDNEMALVYEFMAGGPLRRHLYGAPGAPATLPPLSWKQRLEACVGAAKGLHYLHTGVSEAIIHRDVKTTNILLDGSLSAKVSDFGLSMPAPAVDEAAHVSNNAVKGSFGYLDPDYLRRQTLTDKSDVYSFGVVLLEVLCARPAVDPALPREQASLVDWAMVEGRTLGGLERVMDPRLAGGVGAASLRKLGETAEKCLAEYGADRPAMGDVLWSLECALRLQEAFLSSGGEGSSGIAYGGQGSSGGWRW, from the coding sequence ATGGCCGCTACCaccaccgacgccgccgccgccggcctggtcctcctcctcctcatctcccACCTTGCGGTGGCGGTGGAGGTCGCCGGCGACCCTCTCCTCCTCGCGTGCGGCGCGCCAGCCGCCATCACCCTCCCCGACGGCCGCGTCTTCCTCCCGGACTCCAATGTCTCCATCTCCCCTCCCCACGCctcccgcaccaccaccaccacggcgtCCTCGCCGCTCTACTCCGCGACGCGCGTCTTCTCCGCCGAGGCCACCTACTCCCTCCCCGTCCCCCGCTCGCcccaccgccacctcctcctccgcctccactTCCCCCAGCCCGCGCAGTTCGCCGTCGCCGCGGGTGACCTCGAGCTCGTCTCCGTCCCCCGTCCGGCCTCTCGTGCAACCAGGGGTCGCCACCGCTACCGCGAGTACCTGCTGCCGCACCGCGGCGGCGGCCTCCTGCGCCTACTCATCTCGCCGCGCCCCGGCTCCCTCGCTCTCCTCAGCGCCGTCGAGCTCTTCCCGGCGCCCGACGCCCTGCTCCCGCTCCCGCTCAACCCGCCGGAGCCTTTCCGGCTCGCCGAGACCTTCTACCGCGTCAATGCCGGCGCGGCGCGCGGGGAGGCCTCGCTCAACGACTCCTTCTGGAGGCTGTGGGAGGGGGACGCCGCGTACCTCCTCAACCCCGCGGCCGCGCGCTCCGTCTCCGTCGACCCGGCCAGCGTTCGCTACCCCGCGGGGGCCGGCCCGCCGTACGCCGCTCCGGCCGCGGTGTACGCGGACGCGCAGGAGATGGCCGACGCAGGGGTCGGCAACCAGCGGTTCAACCTGTCGTGGGCGTTCCCCGTCGACCCGGGCTTCCGCTACTCCGTCAGGCTGCACCTCTGCGACATCGTCGGCCGCAACTCCACCGACCTGGTCTTCGACGTCTACATCAACGGCGACGCCGTGCTCAGCTCCTTCGATCTCTCCGGCAAGCTCGGGCTGTTCAACGCCTACTTCGTGGATTTCATCGCCGCCGTCCCGCCAGGGTCCGAGAAAATCTTGCTGCAGCTTGGGCCGCCTCGTCTGTCATACTCGAAGCCGAACGCCATCCTCAATGGCGTCGAGATCATGAAGCTCGGCGACCAGGAGACGGTGCGCCGTGCCGACACCGTCAATACTGCTCCGGCGGGATCAATGGCCGCGCGCAAGAAGAAGATTGCAGTTGTCACCGCCGCAACCACCGGCGGAGCAATGCTCATCACCATCTGCATCGTGGGGGCACTGCTGCTCTTCAGGCATCGCCGAAGGAGCAAGAAACAACGGCGGTCCCTCAGCCGGCTGCCGTCCTCCTCCATAGGCCTCCACACGCACACCGGCATCTCGGCATCCAAGGTCTCAGCCGCGAGAAGCCACAGCCGCCCGTCCTCAGGGCCGTCCCTCAGCATCGGCCAGATAAGGCGGGCGACCAACGACTTCGACGAGGGCCGGGTGGTCGGCGTCGGCGGGTTCGGCAAGGTGTACAGGGGGGTCCTGGAGAACGGCACGGCGGTGGCCGTGAAGCGCGGGAACCCGCGGTCGCAGCAGGGCCTGCAGGAGTTCCGCACGGAGATCGAGATGCTGTCCAGGCTCCGGCACCGCCACCTGGTGTCCCTCATCGGGTACTGCCACGAGGACAACGAGATGGCGCTGGTCTACGAGTTCATGGCCGGCGGGCCGCTCCGGCGCCACCTGTACGGCGCTCCCGGCGCGCCCGCCACGCTCCCGCCGCTGTCGTGGAAGCAGAGGCTCGAGGCCTGCGTCGGCGCGGCCAAGGGCCTGCACTACCTTCATACCGGCGTCTCCGAGGCGATCATCCACCGGGACGTGAAGACCACCAACATCCTCCTCGACGGGAGCCTCTCCGCCAAGGTCTCCGACTTCGGGCTGTCGATGCCGGCGCCGGCCGTCGACGAGGCGGCGCATGTGAGCAACAACGCGGTGAAAGGCAGCTTCGGGTACCTGGACCCGGACTACCTCAGGCGGCAGACGCTGACGGACAAGTCGGACGTGTACTCCTTCGGCGTGGTGCTCCTGGAGGTGCTCTGCGCCAGGCCGGCCGTCGACCCGGCGCTGCCCCGCGAGCAGGCGAGCCTCGTGGACTGGGCGATGGTGGAGGGGCGGACGCTCGGCGGGCTGGAGAGGGTGATGGACCCCCGGCTCGCGGGCGGCGTCGGCGCCGCCTCGCTGCGCAAGTTGGGCGAGACCGCGGAGAAGTGCCTCGCGGAGTACGGCGCCGATCGGCCGGCGATGGGCGACGTGCTGTGGAGCTTGGAGTGCGCGCTCCGGCTGCAGGAGGCGTTCCTGAgctccggcggcgaggggagcAGCGGCATTGCGTACGGCGGGCAGGGTTCCTCTGGTGGGTGGCGATGGTGA
- the LOC123187298 gene encoding telomere-associated protein 1 isoform X1: protein MVARATQQASTTMPPLAAADAFRVLEFVAGNRRVPHSLLAGLLAALPPVSPHTSPRLRKAIALRALDAALSGSDADGSGEVLRKARDVLADPGVAACFPDHLAVVRDDVAALRRLVDAEWESLPPSELELEADRIAGAGALDTWANADQDTRKKLRRLVGESTAREILGKLGQDPSKAPQVDEAANAPSTSGVNEGDRAQQDDEAHLGMGKGEASLAQEDCARHQQEPVERTTDARIPEKLVTSAATKGKEQATSSHVTGQAAPDHNKSHPVTGPKPSLMERKPSAIVYQWDSGDSDSERPPHQRRLPNYERRMRPPPAVPYKTRKKWTEIQERTLIEGVDKYGKGNWKDIKIAYPDVFQDRSTVDMKDKFRNMGRH from the exons ATGGTGGCCCGGGCGACCCAGCAGGCCAGCACCACCATGCCGCCCCTggccgccgccgacgccttccGCGTGCTCGAGTTCGTCGCTGGCAACCGCCGCGTCCCCCACtccctcctcgccggcctgctcgcCGCCCTCCCGCCCGTCTCCCCGCACACCTCCCCGCGCCTGCGCAAGGCCATCGCGCtccgcgccctcgacgccgccctgtCGGGCTCTGACGCCGAcggctccggcgaggtcctccgcaAGGCCCGCGACGTCCTCGCCGACCCTGGCGTCGCGGCCTGCTTccccgaccacctcgccgtcgTCCGCGACGACGTGGCCGCCCTCAGGCGCCTCGTGGACGCCGAGTGGGAGAGCCTCCCTCCctccgagctcgagctcgaggccgACCGGATCGCCGGCGCCGGAGCCCTCGACACGTGGGCGAACGCCGACCAGGACACGCGCAAGAAGCTTCGCCGGCTCG TAGGGGAGTCGACGGCGCGTGAGATTTTAGGCAAGCTTGGGCAAGATCCATCCAAGGCTCCTCAAGTTGATGAGGCGGCCAATGCGCCCAGCACAAGTGGTGTGAACGAGGGTGATCGTGCTCAGCAAGATGATGAAGCTCATCTTGGTATGGGAAAAGGAGAAGCTAGCCTTGCCCAAGAGGATTGCGCTCGACATCAACAAGAGCCAGTAGAAAGAACAACCGATGCTCGAATTCCTGAAAAGCTGGTAACAAGCGCAGCAACCAAGGGCAAGGAGCAAGCTACGTCTTCTCATGTCACCGGACAGGCTGCCCCTGACCATAACAAGAGCCATCCAGTAACAGGTCCTAAGCCTAGTCTTATGGAGAGGAAACCTAGTGCAATCGTTTATCAG TGGGATTCTGGCGACTCCGACTCTGAAAGGCCGCCACATCAGCGCCGGTTACCGAATTACGAAAGGAGGATGAGGCCTCCGCCCGCAGTTCCATACAAAACAAGAAAGAAATGGACCGAGATACAAGAGAGAACCCTGATCGAAGGGGTTGACAA GTACGGTAAAGGCAACTGGAAGGACATCAAGATCGCCTACCCGGACGTGTTTCAAGACAGATCGACG GTGGATATGAAGGACAAGTTCAGGAACATGGGGAGGCACTAA
- the LOC123187298 gene encoding telomere-associated protein 1 isoform X2, whose protein sequence is MVARATQQASTTMPPLAAADAFRVLEFVAGNRRVPHSLLAGLLAALPPVSPHTSPRLRKAIALRALDAALSGSDADGSGEVLRKARDVLADPGVAACFPDHLAVVRDDVAALRRLVDAEWESLPPSELELEADRIAGAGALDTWANADQDTRKKLRRLGESTAREILGKLGQDPSKAPQVDEAANAPSTSGVNEGDRAQQDDEAHLGMGKGEASLAQEDCARHQQEPVERTTDARIPEKLVTSAATKGKEQATSSHVTGQAAPDHNKSHPVTGPKPSLMERKPSAIVYQWDSGDSDSERPPHQRRLPNYERRMRPPPAVPYKTRKKWTEIQERTLIEGVDKYGKGNWKDIKIAYPDVFQDRSTVDMKDKFRNMGRH, encoded by the exons ATGGTGGCCCGGGCGACCCAGCAGGCCAGCACCACCATGCCGCCCCTggccgccgccgacgccttccGCGTGCTCGAGTTCGTCGCTGGCAACCGCCGCGTCCCCCACtccctcctcgccggcctgctcgcCGCCCTCCCGCCCGTCTCCCCGCACACCTCCCCGCGCCTGCGCAAGGCCATCGCGCtccgcgccctcgacgccgccctgtCGGGCTCTGACGCCGAcggctccggcgaggtcctccgcaAGGCCCGCGACGTCCTCGCCGACCCTGGCGTCGCGGCCTGCTTccccgaccacctcgccgtcgTCCGCGACGACGTGGCCGCCCTCAGGCGCCTCGTGGACGCCGAGTGGGAGAGCCTCCCTCCctccgagctcgagctcgaggccgACCGGATCGCCGGCGCCGGAGCCCTCGACACGTGGGCGAACGCCGACCAGGACACGCGCAAGAAGCTTCGCCGGCTCG GGGAGTCGACGGCGCGTGAGATTTTAGGCAAGCTTGGGCAAGATCCATCCAAGGCTCCTCAAGTTGATGAGGCGGCCAATGCGCCCAGCACAAGTGGTGTGAACGAGGGTGATCGTGCTCAGCAAGATGATGAAGCTCATCTTGGTATGGGAAAAGGAGAAGCTAGCCTTGCCCAAGAGGATTGCGCTCGACATCAACAAGAGCCAGTAGAAAGAACAACCGATGCTCGAATTCCTGAAAAGCTGGTAACAAGCGCAGCAACCAAGGGCAAGGAGCAAGCTACGTCTTCTCATGTCACCGGACAGGCTGCCCCTGACCATAACAAGAGCCATCCAGTAACAGGTCCTAAGCCTAGTCTTATGGAGAGGAAACCTAGTGCAATCGTTTATCAG TGGGATTCTGGCGACTCCGACTCTGAAAGGCCGCCACATCAGCGCCGGTTACCGAATTACGAAAGGAGGATGAGGCCTCCGCCCGCAGTTCCATACAAAACAAGAAAGAAATGGACCGAGATACAAGAGAGAACCCTGATCGAAGGGGTTGACAA GTACGGTAAAGGCAACTGGAAGGACATCAAGATCGCCTACCCGGACGTGTTTCAAGACAGATCGACG GTGGATATGAAGGACAAGTTCAGGAACATGGGGAGGCACTAA
- the LOC123187298 gene encoding uncharacterized protein isoform X3 encodes MVARATQQASTTMPPLAAADAFRVLEFVAGNRRVPHSLLAGLLAALPPVSPHTSPRLRKAIALRALDAALSGSDADGSGEVLRKARDVLADPGVAACFPDHLAVVRDDVAALRRLVDAEWESLPPSELELEADRIAGAGALDTWANADQDTRKKLRRLVGESTAREILGKLGQDPSKAPQVDEAANAPSTSGVNEGDRAQQDDEAHLGMGKGEASLAQEDCARHQQEPVERTTDARIPEKLVTSAATKGKEQATSSHVTGQAAPDHNKSHPVTGPKPSLMERKPSAIVYQWDSGDSDSERPPHQRRLPNYERRMRPPPAVPYKTRKKWTEIQERTLIEGVDKYGTVKATGRTSRSPTRTCFKTDRRWI; translated from the exons ATGGTGGCCCGGGCGACCCAGCAGGCCAGCACCACCATGCCGCCCCTggccgccgccgacgccttccGCGTGCTCGAGTTCGTCGCTGGCAACCGCCGCGTCCCCCACtccctcctcgccggcctgctcgcCGCCCTCCCGCCCGTCTCCCCGCACACCTCCCCGCGCCTGCGCAAGGCCATCGCGCtccgcgccctcgacgccgccctgtCGGGCTCTGACGCCGAcggctccggcgaggtcctccgcaAGGCCCGCGACGTCCTCGCCGACCCTGGCGTCGCGGCCTGCTTccccgaccacctcgccgtcgTCCGCGACGACGTGGCCGCCCTCAGGCGCCTCGTGGACGCCGAGTGGGAGAGCCTCCCTCCctccgagctcgagctcgaggccgACCGGATCGCCGGCGCCGGAGCCCTCGACACGTGGGCGAACGCCGACCAGGACACGCGCAAGAAGCTTCGCCGGCTCG TAGGGGAGTCGACGGCGCGTGAGATTTTAGGCAAGCTTGGGCAAGATCCATCCAAGGCTCCTCAAGTTGATGAGGCGGCCAATGCGCCCAGCACAAGTGGTGTGAACGAGGGTGATCGTGCTCAGCAAGATGATGAAGCTCATCTTGGTATGGGAAAAGGAGAAGCTAGCCTTGCCCAAGAGGATTGCGCTCGACATCAACAAGAGCCAGTAGAAAGAACAACCGATGCTCGAATTCCTGAAAAGCTGGTAACAAGCGCAGCAACCAAGGGCAAGGAGCAAGCTACGTCTTCTCATGTCACCGGACAGGCTGCCCCTGACCATAACAAGAGCCATCCAGTAACAGGTCCTAAGCCTAGTCTTATGGAGAGGAAACCTAGTGCAATCGTTTATCAG TGGGATTCTGGCGACTCCGACTCTGAAAGGCCGCCACATCAGCGCCGGTTACCGAATTACGAAAGGAGGATGAGGCCTCCGCCCGCAGTTCCATACAAAACAAGAAAGAAATGGACCGAGATACAAGAGAGAACCCTGATCGAAGGGGTTGACAAGTACG GTACGGTAAAGGCAACTGGAAGGACATCAAGATCGCCTACCCGGACGTGTTTCAAGACAGATCGACG GTGGATATGA